One Longimicrobiales bacterium DNA window includes the following coding sequences:
- a CDS encoding DUF4159 domain-containing protein, with protein MIRLLPVLVAAVVALAARPAPDPVLTIAQLQYGGGGDWYANPSGLPNLLREIGSRTGLPVAGRPAQTQLTDPDLWTYPYLYMTGHGNVRFTEEEVRLLRRYLTSGGFLHADDNYGLDESFRREMRRVFPEYELTEIPADHPVFHSFYEFPRGIPKIHLHDGKPAQAFGIFHQGRLVVFYSYETDLGNGWEDADRHNDPPEARELAFRMGVNLFVYALAQVVS; from the coding sequence GTGATCCGGCTGCTGCCCGTCCTTGTTGCTGCTGTCGTCGCGCTCGCGGCTCGTCCGGCGCCGGATCCGGTGCTGACGATCGCGCAGCTCCAGTACGGCGGTGGCGGCGACTGGTACGCCAATCCCTCGGGCCTGCCCAACCTGCTGCGGGAGATCGGCAGCCGCACCGGCCTGCCGGTCGCCGGCAGGCCGGCGCAGACACAGCTCACTGACCCCGACCTCTGGACCTATCCGTACCTCTACATGACGGGCCACGGCAACGTCCGCTTTACGGAAGAGGAGGTGCGGCTGCTCCGGCGCTACCTGACGAGCGGCGGGTTCCTGCACGCGGACGACAATTACGGCCTGGATGAGAGCTTCCGCCGCGAGATGCGGCGCGTCTTCCCGGAATACGAGCTGACGGAGATCCCGGCGGATCATCCGGTCTTCCATTCGTTCTACGAGTTCCCGCGCGGGATCCCCAAGATCCACCTGCACGACGGAAAGCCCGCGCAGGCGTTCGGCATCTTCCACCAGGGGCGGCTCGTGGTCTTTTACAGCTACGAGACGGACCTCGGCAATGGCTGGGAAGATGCAGATCGACACAACGATCCGCCCGAGGCCCGTGAGCTGGCGTTCCGAATGGGCGTCAACCTCTTCGTCTATGCACTCGCGCAGGTGGTATCATGA
- the rsmI gene encoding 16S rRNA (cytidine(1402)-2'-O)-methyltransferase translates to MSVLYIVSTPIGNLGDVTHRALDVLREANRVLAEDTRRTAILLRHFGIETPLVSAHEHNEAARAAQVVDWLDAGETLALVSDAGTPILSDPGERIVRRVLDAGHSVVPVPGASALLAALVGSGLPAVPFTFYGFVPRARSERDALFQELAALPHTAVLYESPARLQRLLRELHSHCGAERAVAVARELTKLHETFVRGTLADVAAYYEESGEPRGEVVVVLGGASPAEVTAQDVAELARRLLQAGGRPSAVAREVAQRTGMSRNDAYAITLAQAAEQEEGTE, encoded by the coding sequence ATGTCAGTTCTGTATATTGTGAGCACACCGATCGGCAATCTGGGCGATGTCACGCACCGGGCGCTGGATGTGCTCCGCGAGGCGAACCGGGTGCTCGCGGAGGACACGCGTCGCACCGCCATCCTGCTGCGGCACTTTGGCATCGAGACCCCGCTGGTCTCCGCACACGAGCACAACGAGGCCGCGCGCGCCGCGCAGGTCGTCGACTGGCTCGACGCCGGCGAGACGCTCGCACTGGTGTCGGACGCAGGGACACCGATCCTGTCGGATCCCGGCGAGCGAATCGTTCGCCGGGTACTGGACGCCGGTCACAGCGTGGTGCCCGTTCCCGGTGCATCCGCGTTACTGGCCGCGCTGGTCGGGTCGGGTCTGCCGGCCGTGCCGTTTACCTTCTACGGATTCGTGCCGCGCGCACGCAGTGAGCGTGACGCGCTCTTCCAGGAGCTGGCCGCGCTGCCGCATACGGCGGTGCTGTACGAGAGTCCCGCCCGGCTGCAGCGCCTGTTGCGGGAGCTGCACTCCCACTGCGGCGCCGAGCGTGCCGTGGCGGTGGCCCGGGAGCTCACCAAGCTCCACGAGACGTTCGTCCGCGGAACCCTTGCCGATGTGGCCGCCTACTACGAGGAATCGGGTGAGCCCAGGGGCGAGGTGGTCGTGGTGCTGGGTGGTGCGTCGCCGGCGGAAGTGACCGCGCAGGACGTCGCCGAGCTGGCGCGTCGGCTGCTCCAGGCGGGCGGCCGGCCGAGCGCGGTGGCCCGGGAGGTCGCGCAGCGCACCGGTATGTCCCGCAACGATGCGTACGCGATCACGCTTGCGCAGGCTGCAGAGCAGGAGGAAGGAACCGAGTGA
- the mce gene encoding methylmalonyl-CoA epimerase, whose translation MERVLDHVAIAVPSIDDALPHYETLIGARGSLPETVEAQGVRVVFIGGGAGTVELLEPLGSESPVARFLARRGPGLHHIAYRVSDIEAALAEQIAAGVQPIDSAPRPGAHGRRVAFLHPRSFSGVLVELVEAPPAR comes from the coding sequence GTGGAACGTGTACTGGATCATGTCGCGATCGCTGTTCCGTCGATCGACGACGCCCTTCCTCATTACGAAACCCTGATCGGCGCGCGCGGTTCCCTTCCGGAGACCGTGGAGGCGCAGGGCGTGCGCGTGGTCTTCATCGGCGGCGGCGCGGGAACGGTCGAGCTGCTCGAGCCACTGGGATCCGAGTCACCGGTCGCACGCTTTCTCGCCAGGCGCGGCCCCGGCCTGCACCACATCGCGTACCGTGTTTCCGACATCGAGGCCGCGCTCGCGGAGCAGATCGCCGCGGGTGTCCAGCCGATCGACAGCGCACCGCGTCCCGGCGCACACGGCCGGAGAGTCGCATTCCTGCACCCACGCAGCTTTTCCGGCGTGCTCGTGGAGCTGGTCGAGGCGCCGCCGGCCCGCTGA
- the trxA gene encoding thioredoxin, translating to MAGNGGPVTVSDGNFGTEVEQGQGLTIVDFWAAWCGPCRMVAPVMEQLATEYSEQVKVAKLDVDANQQTAMKYNIRSIPSILFFKDGKHVDTVVGAVPKQYLERKLQEHL from the coding sequence ATGGCGGGTAACGGCGGTCCGGTCACCGTCTCGGACGGCAACTTCGGCACCGAGGTCGAACAGGGCCAGGGCCTCACGATCGTGGACTTCTGGGCGGCGTGGTGCGGCCCGTGCCGGATGGTGGCTCCGGTCATGGAACAGCTTGCAACCGAGTACAGCGAGCAGGTCAAGGTCGCCAAGCTGGATGTGGACGCGAATCAGCAGACGGCAATGAAGTACAATATTCGCTCGATTCCGAGCATTCTGTTCTTCAAGGACGGCAAGCACGTCGACACCGTCGTCGGTGCGGTGCCGAAGCAGTACCTGGAGCGGAAGCTGCAGGAGCATCTGTAA